The following coding sequences lie in one Hydrogenophaga sp. PBL-H3 genomic window:
- a CDS encoding SDR family NAD(P)-dependent oxidoreductase, whose protein sequence is MTAASRVIAVTGGASGIGFAFSEALARAGHQVVIADLRGAVEAAERLSAQGLKAIGTQTDVVKPADVAGMVEQAVKAFGRLDVLVNNAGLFTTLTLKPFDQISDAEWMRVMEVNTLGPFVCAKAVVPEMRKNGFGRIVNIASTTPIKGTPNMLHYVASKGAVIAFTRSLARELGKDDITVNAIAPGFTLSDGVLDNDLHSKMGDVVRKTSRSLQRDQVPEDLVGALLFLASDGAGFITGQTIAVDGGSVFI, encoded by the coding sequence ATGACAGCAGCATCCCGGGTCATCGCGGTCACTGGCGGCGCCAGCGGCATCGGTTTCGCCTTCTCCGAAGCCCTCGCGCGCGCGGGCCACCAGGTCGTCATCGCCGACCTGCGCGGTGCCGTCGAAGCGGCCGAACGCCTCAGTGCCCAGGGCCTGAAGGCCATCGGCACGCAGACCGATGTGGTCAAGCCCGCCGACGTGGCGGGCATGGTCGAACAGGCCGTGAAGGCGTTCGGCCGGCTCGACGTGCTGGTGAACAACGCCGGCCTGTTCACCACGCTCACGCTCAAACCGTTCGACCAGATCAGCGACGCCGAGTGGATGCGGGTGATGGAGGTCAACACCCTGGGGCCTTTCGTGTGCGCCAAAGCGGTCGTGCCCGAAATGCGCAAGAACGGGTTCGGCCGCATCGTGAACATCGCGTCCACCACGCCGATCAAGGGCACGCCCAACATGCTGCACTACGTGGCCAGCAAGGGCGCGGTGATCGCGTTCACGCGCTCGCTAGCCCGCGAACTCGGCAAGGACGACATCACCGTCAACGCCATTGCCCCGGGCTTCACGCTGAGCGACGGTGTGCTCGACAACGACCTGCACAGCAAGATGGGCGACGTGGTGCGCAAGACCAGCCGCTCGCTGCAGCGCGACCAGGTGCCTGAAGACCTGGTGGGCGCCCTGCTCTTCCTAGCCAGCGACGGCGCGGGCTTCATCACCGGCCAGACCATCGCCGTCGACGGTGGCTCGGTATTCATCTGA
- a CDS encoding NAD(P)/FAD-dependent oxidoreductase gives MAHGTVIVGTGQGGFQLAASLRDSGYADPITLVGDEPGLPYQRPPLSKAFLQGKVDDTGLLLRPPPFYQRIDARVLGGTRVARIDRAARGVHLSSGQTLPYDHLVLATGATARTLCVPGAGLSGVHVLRGLEDARRIREQLARARSVAVVGAGFIGLELAAVARGQGLPMQVIEATARPLLRALSEPMARHLQAFHEAQGTQFHLNTQLDAIEGEDGRATGLRLHGGGRIVADLIVIAVGVTPNDQLARDAGLAVGNGIEVDELLLTSDAAISALGDCANFPFAADGGSRVRIESVQNAVDQARCIAARLCGQPLPYAKVPWFWSEQGPCRLQMAGLAAPGDRSDIEGDPASGRFSVLRYRGDQLSAVESLNDPAAHMRARTALAPVLAPT, from the coding sequence ATGGCCCACGGCACCGTCATCGTCGGCACCGGGCAGGGCGGCTTCCAGCTCGCGGCCTCGCTGCGCGATTCGGGTTATGCCGATCCCATCACCCTGGTCGGCGACGAGCCCGGCCTGCCTTACCAGCGCCCCCCGCTGTCCAAGGCCTTCCTTCAAGGCAAGGTGGACGACACCGGCCTGCTGCTGCGCCCGCCCCCGTTCTACCAGCGCATCGATGCCCGCGTGCTCGGCGGCACGCGCGTGGCGCGCATCGACCGCGCGGCGCGTGGCGTGCACCTCTCCAGCGGCCAGACCCTGCCCTACGACCACCTGGTGCTGGCCACCGGCGCGACCGCGCGCACCCTGTGCGTGCCCGGAGCGGGGTTGTCCGGCGTGCACGTGCTGCGCGGTCTGGAGGACGCGCGGCGCATCCGAGAGCAACTGGCCCGCGCGCGCTCGGTGGCCGTGGTCGGCGCCGGCTTCATTGGCTTGGAACTCGCGGCCGTGGCGCGCGGCCAGGGCCTGCCGATGCAGGTGATCGAGGCCACGGCACGGCCCCTGCTGCGCGCCCTCTCCGAGCCCATGGCGCGACACCTGCAAGCCTTCCACGAAGCCCAGGGCACGCAATTCCACCTGAACACGCAGCTCGACGCCATCGAAGGCGAGGACGGCCGCGCCACCGGCCTGCGCCTGCACGGCGGTGGCCGCATCGTCGCCGACCTCATCGTGATCGCGGTAGGCGTCACGCCCAACGACCAGCTGGCGCGCGACGCCGGGCTGGCGGTGGGCAATGGCATCGAGGTCGACGAGCTGCTGCTCACCAGCGACGCCGCCATCTCCGCGCTCGGCGACTGCGCGAACTTTCCGTTCGCGGCCGATGGCGGCTCCCGCGTGCGCATCGAGTCGGTACAGAACGCCGTTGACCAGGCGCGCTGCATCGCCGCGCGCCTGTGCGGTCAACCCCTGCCGTACGCCAAGGTGCCCTGGTTCTGGAGCGAGCAAGGCCCTTGCCGGCTGCAGATGGCCGGCCTGGCCGCGCCGGGCGACCGCAGCGACATCGAGGGCGATCCGGCCAGCGGCCGCTTTTCGGTGCTGCGCTACCGCGGCGATCAACTCAGCGCCGTCGAATCCCTCAACGACCCTGCCGCCCACATGCGCGCGCGCACGGCCCTCGCGCCGGTGCTAGCACCGACCTGA
- a CDS encoding 2Fe-2S iron-sulfur cluster-binding protein, producing the protein MMTAVGHGIPGIVAECGGSAMCATCHVYVDPASIGFLPPISDVEDEMLASAAGERREHSRLGCQLALAPGVDQLIMHIPERQV; encoded by the coding sequence ATGATGACCGCTGTCGGCCACGGCATTCCCGGCATCGTCGCCGAGTGCGGCGGCTCCGCCATGTGCGCCACCTGCCACGTGTACGTGGACCCGGCCTCGATCGGCTTCCTGCCGCCCATCAGCGACGTCGAGGACGAAATGCTGGCCAGCGCCGCGGGCGAGCGCCGCGAACACAGCCGGTTGGGCTGCCAGCTCGCGCTGGCGCCCGGCGTGGACCAACTGATCATGCACATCCCGGAGCGGCAGGTCTGA
- a CDS encoding cytochrome P450 — protein MTHPNPYDNVPTSDFDPYATEVLANPYPHYEQLRELGPWAWLERYGVLAVARHDEVQRILSQPDIFCSSAGVGLTNFHTETPWRKPSIILEADPPHHSRTRKVVARVLSPASIGRLRATFEDVAARMVDELVERGSFDAAKELCEAFPIKAFGDAVGLPAEGREHLLPYGDMVFNGFGPINERFQDRMNSSGEAVNWIAKVCQRDALTPDGLGAQLFAAADAGEIGHDEAGMLVRTLLSAGLDTTVFTLCNAFTSFARNPGQWALLRDDPSLARQALEEVLRYDSTFHSFYRTSTQDVELGGITVKQGQKIVVFIASANRDPRRWPEADRFDITRRATGHMAFGTGIHGCAGQMMARLEGEIVLTALARRVASIRLDGEPVQHFNNTVRGLKSMPVTVEPLLAAVH, from the coding sequence ATGACCCATCCCAACCCCTACGACAACGTTCCCACCAGCGACTTCGACCCGTACGCCACCGAGGTGCTGGCCAACCCCTATCCCCACTACGAGCAGCTGCGCGAACTCGGCCCCTGGGCCTGGCTGGAGCGCTACGGCGTGCTTGCGGTCGCACGCCACGACGAAGTGCAGCGCATCCTGTCTCAGCCCGACATCTTCTGTTCCAGCGCGGGCGTGGGCCTTACCAACTTCCACACCGAGACGCCCTGGCGCAAGCCCAGCATCATTCTCGAAGCAGACCCGCCCCACCACAGCCGCACCCGCAAGGTGGTGGCGCGCGTGCTCTCGCCCGCATCGATCGGACGCCTGCGCGCCACTTTCGAGGACGTGGCCGCGCGCATGGTCGACGAGCTCGTGGAACGCGGCTCGTTCGACGCCGCCAAAGAACTGTGCGAGGCCTTTCCCATCAAGGCCTTCGGCGACGCGGTGGGCCTGCCCGCCGAGGGGCGCGAGCACCTGCTGCCCTACGGTGACATGGTGTTCAATGGATTCGGCCCGATCAACGAGCGTTTCCAAGACCGAATGAACAGCTCGGGCGAAGCGGTGAACTGGATCGCCAAGGTCTGCCAGCGCGACGCGCTCACGCCCGACGGCCTGGGCGCCCAGCTGTTCGCCGCCGCCGACGCGGGCGAGATAGGCCACGACGAGGCCGGCATGCTGGTTCGCACCCTGCTCTCCGCCGGGCTGGACACCACCGTGTTCACCCTGTGCAACGCCTTCACCAGCTTCGCGCGCAACCCCGGTCAATGGGCCCTGCTGCGCGACGACCCCTCGCTGGCGCGCCAGGCACTCGAAGAGGTACTGCGCTACGACAGCACCTTCCACTCTTTCTACCGCACCAGCACCCAGGACGTGGAACTCGGCGGCATCACCGTGAAGCAGGGCCAGAAGATCGTGGTGTTCATCGCCTCGGCCAACCGCGACCCGCGCCGCTGGCCCGAAGCCGACCGCTTCGACATCACCCGCCGCGCCACCGGCCACATGGCCTTCGGCACGGGCATTCACGGCTGCGCCGGCCAGATGATGGCGCGCCTCGAAGGCGAGATCGTGCTCACCGCACTGGCCCGCCGCGTGGCCTCGATCCGCCTCGACGGCGAACCGGTCCAGCACTTCAACAACACGGTGCGCGGGCTCAAGAGCATGCCCGTGACGGTCGAGCCGCTGCTGGCCGCCGTGCACTGA
- a CDS encoding 2Fe-2S iron-sulfur cluster-binding protein gives MSTPHLIRIAGMATAIPCAAGQTVLDAVRQAGYEMPFSCNSGVCASCKGRVVSGRVNPGAAGEHTLTADEIAHGQVLFCQARPLTDIEIEPRQIEKTDPNARRQLAARVMRIDFLASDVARLKLRFPAGEKVKFKAGQYLQVLLPDGQRRSFSMANPPHQNDGAELHIRMLEGGAFSHWLAHDLKVGDHLRVELPHGDFHLREGSTAPIVMLASGTGFAPIKSMVEDGLRRGQAREIALYWGARTEKDLYLLDLARGWGEQAGLRFVPVISEPEAGWSGRTGFVHQAVLQDHDSLAGHQVYACGAPAMVSAARSDFVETRGLPPDAFFCDAFVVAQPRTSALTD, from the coding sequence GTGAGCACCCCGCACCTCATACGCATCGCCGGGATGGCCACCGCCATCCCCTGCGCCGCTGGTCAGACAGTGCTCGACGCAGTGCGACAGGCCGGCTACGAGATGCCGTTCTCGTGCAACTCGGGCGTGTGCGCGAGCTGCAAGGGCCGCGTCGTCTCGGGCCGGGTGAACCCCGGCGCGGCGGGTGAGCACACGCTCACGGCGGACGAGATCGCGCACGGACAGGTGCTGTTCTGCCAGGCGCGCCCGCTCACCGACATCGAGATCGAACCGCGCCAGATCGAGAAAACCGATCCGAACGCGCGCCGCCAGCTCGCCGCCAGGGTCATGCGCATCGACTTTCTGGCCAGCGACGTGGCGCGCCTCAAGCTGCGTTTTCCGGCGGGCGAGAAGGTGAAGTTCAAGGCCGGCCAGTACCTGCAGGTGCTGCTGCCCGACGGCCAGCGCCGCAGCTTCTCCATGGCCAACCCGCCGCACCAGAACGATGGCGCCGAGCTGCATATCCGCATGCTGGAAGGCGGCGCGTTCTCGCATTGGCTCGCGCACGACCTCAAGGTGGGTGACCACCTCCGGGTCGAACTGCCGCATGGCGACTTTCACCTGCGCGAGGGCAGCACCGCGCCCATCGTGATGCTCGCCAGCGGCACCGGCTTCGCACCCATCAAGTCGATGGTCGAGGACGGCCTGCGCCGGGGCCAGGCACGCGAGATCGCACTCTACTGGGGCGCGCGCACCGAGAAGGACCTGTACCTGCTCGACCTGGCGCGCGGCTGGGGAGAGCAGGCCGGCCTGCGCTTCGTGCCCGTGATCTCCGAACCCGAGGCCGGCTGGAGCGGTCGCACCGGCTTCGTGCACCAGGCCGTGCTGCAAGACCACGACAGTCTTGCCGGCCACCAGGTCTACGCCTGCGGCGCGCCTGCCATGGTGAGCGCGGCGCGCAGCGATTTCGTCGAAACCCGCGGCCTGCCGCCCGATGCGTTCTTCTGCGACGCGTTCGTGGTGGCCCAGCCCCGCACCTCCGCGCTGACCGACTGA
- a CDS encoding aromatic-ring-hydroxylating dioxygenase subunit beta encodes MSVAIDTTGALALNAHCARCIDNDELEAWTQLFTEHCLYRVTTADNHAQGMEASLIYADSRAMLNDRVLSLRTANVYEKQRYRHLVGLPSLLEDTPRGRRSETPFVVVRIMRGGETSLFATGRYLDELVIDGGDTLRLASRVVVCDSHNIDTLLAIPL; translated from the coding sequence ATGAGCGTGGCCATCGACACCACGGGCGCGTTGGCGCTCAACGCGCACTGTGCGCGCTGCATCGACAACGACGAGCTCGAAGCCTGGACGCAGCTCTTCACCGAACACTGCCTCTACCGCGTGACCACCGCCGACAACCATGCGCAAGGCATGGAAGCCAGCCTGATCTACGCCGACTCGCGCGCCATGCTCAACGACCGCGTGCTCTCACTGCGCACCGCCAACGTCTACGAGAAACAACGTTACCGCCACCTGGTGGGCCTGCCCTCCCTGCTGGAGGACACGCCGCGCGGGCGCCGCAGCGAAACCCCGTTTGTGGTGGTGCGCATCATGCGTGGCGGCGAGACCAGCCTCTTCGCCACCGGGCGCTACCTCGACGAGCTGGTGATCGATGGAGGCGATACCCTGCGCCTGGCCAGCCGTGTGGTGGTCTGCGACAGCCACAACATCGACACGCTGCTGGCCATTCCCCTGTGA
- a CDS encoding aromatic ring-hydroxylating oxygenase subunit alpha: MSVTAPANNAPLTFWPPGNLTRVPYHLYQEPAVLDAEQQRIFEGATWNYLCLEAELPQPGGYRTTFLGRMPVVVARDSDGEVYAFENRCSHRGALIVLDDGGTARDFQCVYHAWRYDRQGNLKGIAFQNGVNGEGGMDPAFCMKSHGPRKLRTSVFCGLVFGSLSDDVPDLEDYLGPEIARGISRVLHKPVQILGRFKQTLPNNWKLYVENVRDTYHASLLHVFFTTFRLNRLSQKGGVVVSECGGNHISFSAIDPIAENGEDYKTEELRSEKDDFKLEDATLLKGIDEFGDGVTLQILSVFPGFVLAQIQNTIAVRQVLPEGLETTALNWVYLGFQDDTPELRTMRHKQSNLIGPAGFVSMEDGAVGGFVQRGIASAGAQEAIVEMGGDSVRSQSSRTTEASVRGFWKAYRFHMGADS, translated from the coding sequence ATGAGCGTCACCGCCCCTGCGAATAACGCACCCCTCACCTTCTGGCCACCTGGGAACCTCACCCGCGTGCCATACCACCTGTACCAGGAACCGGCCGTGCTCGACGCCGAGCAACAGCGCATCTTCGAAGGCGCGACCTGGAACTACCTGTGTCTCGAAGCCGAGTTGCCACAACCCGGCGGCTACCGCACGACGTTCCTCGGCCGCATGCCGGTGGTGGTGGCGCGCGACAGCGACGGCGAGGTGTACGCGTTCGAGAACCGCTGCTCGCACCGCGGCGCACTGATCGTCCTGGACGACGGCGGCACCGCGCGTGACTTCCAGTGCGTGTACCACGCATGGCGTTATGACCGCCAGGGCAACCTCAAGGGCATCGCGTTCCAGAACGGCGTAAACGGAGAAGGCGGCATGGACCCTGCTTTCTGCATGAAGAGTCATGGTCCGCGCAAATTGAGAACGAGTGTGTTTTGTGGCCTGGTATTTGGCAGCCTGAGCGACGACGTGCCCGACCTGGAGGACTACCTCGGCCCGGAAATCGCGCGCGGCATCTCGCGCGTGCTGCACAAGCCGGTGCAGATCCTCGGCCGCTTCAAGCAGACGCTGCCCAACAACTGGAAGCTCTACGTGGAGAACGTGCGCGACACGTACCACGCGAGCCTGCTGCACGTGTTCTTCACCACGTTCCGGCTCAACCGCCTTTCGCAGAAGGGCGGCGTGGTGGTGAGCGAATGTGGCGGCAACCACATCAGCTTCTCCGCCATCGACCCCATCGCCGAAAATGGCGAGGACTACAAGACCGAGGAACTGCGTTCGGAGAAGGACGACTTCAAGCTCGAGGACGCCACGCTGTTGAAAGGAATAGACGAGTTCGGCGATGGCGTGACGCTGCAGATCCTCTCGGTATTTCCGGGCTTCGTGCTGGCGCAGATACAGAACACCATCGCGGTACGCCAGGTGCTGCCCGAAGGCCTGGAGACCACCGCCCTGAACTGGGTGTACCTCGGCTTCCAGGACGACACACCCGAGCTGCGCACCATGCGCCACAAGCAGTCCAACCTGATCGGGCCGGCCGGCTTCGTATCGATGGAGGACGGCGCTGTGGGCGGCTTTGTGCAACGCGGCATTGCCTCCGCTGGCGCGCAGGAAGCCATCGTCGAGATGGGCGGCGACAGCGTGCGCTCGCAGAGCAGCCGCACCACGGAAGCCTCGGTGCGCGGCTTCTGGAAGGCCTACCGCTTCCACATGGGGGCGGATTCATGA
- a CDS encoding IclR family transcriptional regulator domain-containing protein has product MDDEARAVDKEYVMGLEKGLLLIEAFGVSNSPLTLTEAADITGHSKASTRRALLTLVKLGYARASGRHFFLEPRTLRLVHAYVNSTPLTKVAQPILEITSERTRESASLAVLDSQFVVFVARSTQRRSLSFGLGIGARLPAYCSATGRVLLAGMSDEEVEFRLERMSRQAITPKTKTDVAALMKEVQAARECGYSMSDEELEIGLRSIAVPVRNGKGELLGAMSLSVATSRMSRDDVVNKLMPELEVARRTFALQL; this is encoded by the coding sequence ATGGACGATGAAGCGCGTGCAGTTGACAAGGAATACGTCATGGGTCTGGAGAAGGGCCTACTCCTGATCGAGGCCTTCGGCGTCAGCAATTCGCCTCTGACGCTGACTGAAGCGGCCGATATCACAGGCCACAGCAAGGCCTCGACTCGCCGCGCCCTGCTTACCCTCGTCAAGCTAGGCTACGCGCGAGCATCGGGGCGGCATTTTTTTCTCGAGCCGCGCACCTTGCGGCTGGTGCACGCCTACGTGAACTCTACGCCCCTGACCAAGGTGGCGCAGCCCATCCTGGAGATCACGAGTGAGCGCACGCGCGAGTCCGCGTCGCTGGCGGTGCTGGACTCGCAGTTTGTCGTTTTCGTTGCACGTTCAACTCAGCGGCGCAGCTTGTCTTTCGGTCTCGGTATCGGCGCGCGATTGCCCGCCTATTGTTCTGCAACCGGGCGAGTGCTTCTCGCGGGTATGTCAGACGAGGAGGTTGAATTCCGCCTTGAGCGAATGAGTCGCCAGGCGATTACGCCGAAAACAAAGACTGACGTGGCGGCACTGATGAAGGAGGTGCAGGCTGCGCGCGAGTGCGGTTATTCGATGAGTGACGAAGAGCTGGAAATTGGCTTGCGTTCCATTGCCGTGCCGGTGCGCAATGGAAAGGGTGAGTTGCTGGGGGCTATGAGTCTTTCCGTGGCCACTTCGCGCATGTCACGCGACGATGTCGTGAACAAGTTGATGCCAGAACTTGAAGTGGCACGAAGGACGTTTGCACTGCAGTTGTAG
- a CDS encoding DNA-binding protein, translating into MPTKSTRASRGVQVDDVWAVADGVLAQRERPTIERVRTHLGRGSAPAPPP; encoded by the coding sequence ATGCCAACGAAAAGTACGAGAGCCTCCCGGGGCGTCCAAGTCGATGACGTTTGGGCCGTGGCCGACGGCGTGCTCGCCCAACGCGAGCGGCCCACGATCGAGCGCGTGCGCACGCACCTCGGTCGCGGATCCGCGCCGGCGCCGCCGCCTTGA
- the greB gene encoding transcription elongation factor GreB produces MSKAFTKESDQDEDDDLSPVAPVPGGKNYITRAGYDRLRAELFTLIDDERPKIVEIVHWAASNGDRSENGDYLYGKKRLREIDRRIRFLTRRLEIAEVVDASQHFGGDQVFFGVTVTYADDAGTETTVTILGVDEADSAQAQISWVSPVARALLKAKVGDVVRLIVPGGAQELEVLAVSYPAPSGGT; encoded by the coding sequence ATGAGCAAGGCATTCACCAAGGAGTCCGACCAGGACGAGGATGACGATCTTTCGCCAGTGGCACCGGTGCCCGGCGGCAAGAACTACATCACCCGCGCCGGATACGACCGCCTGCGCGCCGAGCTGTTCACGCTGATCGACGACGAGCGCCCCAAGATCGTCGAGATCGTCCACTGGGCCGCCAGCAACGGCGACCGATCGGAAAACGGTGACTACCTTTACGGCAAGAAGCGCCTGCGCGAGATCGACCGGCGCATCCGGTTTCTCACGCGCCGGCTGGAGATTGCCGAGGTGGTCGATGCGTCGCAGCACTTCGGAGGCGACCAGGTTTTCTTTGGGGTCACCGTGACCTACGCCGACGACGCAGGCACTGAAACCACCGTCACCATCCTGGGCGTCGACGAGGCGGACAGCGCGCAAGCTCAGATCAGCTGGGTGTCCCCCGTGGCGCGTGCGCTGCTCAAGGCGAAGGTGGGTGACGTGGTTCGCCTGATCGTGCCCGGTGGGGCGCAAGAACTCGAAGTCCTGGCGGTGAGCTACCCTGCGCCGTCCGGCGGCACCTGA